The window ACTTATTTGAGAAGAAATTGTGAAAAGTGCAACACTGCCAATATATTTGACCGCATCTGTTAATACAGTAACACCCCCCCCAAGACAATTCCCCCTTGTCCCTCAAATGCCTCAACACCCTCAATTCTGACATTTCCTCTGATATGTTGGCCTACTGTCTCTAGTCATCATAAAGGAAAGGCTCTGTGCGCCTGGTCTCACTGTCAAACCGTTGTttttgaaatattacatttaccagAACTGCGAGACTTAAAATCGAGGCTACTGTCCGCCTTGGGTGCTGTGAGTATTCTGGGAGGTAGCTAGAGAGAAGCTGAATGGACGCGGCTGTTCTCAAAAGCAATTATGATCCTGCTTTCCTCTGGGGAGGAGTCTAAGCAGGATGATAGTGATGCGTCTGGAGATGCTGTGTGGATGGTAATTGACTGGGTTGAGGCACTACTCATAACTGTGTGTTGTGCTGTGAGCTCTGTGGTCTGTTTATCATGGCTCAGCTAATCTAATCTACTTCACATTAGAGGTCAATGAAGTCTGAACCTGCCAACGCGCCATTACCATACTAACTCTGggactacgtcccaaatggcaccgtcccaaatggcattccctacatagagccctttgggccctggtcaattgTGGTGAAAtttatagggagtagggtgccatttgggatgcacagttTGAGTGAAATATGTATATTTTCGGTTTATAAATGATTTATGACACGGTGAGTTGTATTAGTCAAGTTCCTACTGCATAGGTAGGTGTGCTCATATTGAAATGAGTTCATAATAATATAAAACTATCAAACTATTTGGGTACAGGTGGATCCATGAAgacctctaccacagactactccCAAATGCATAGGCCTAATAAGGATCCTCCCAGTTATTATTGCTTTCAAGCAGGTAGCTTCAATAATGATGGAATATGTAATAACATGTGATTCAATTATGTGTTATTTGAGAATCCTTTTTGACAAGGTTTCTCCCCTAAAAGACTCGGTTTCAACCTTTTCCTCAAAATGAAGGTCGATAAGTCATTGCTATTTCTGCCTAGAAAGAAGTATTGAGCTGACAGAAGCTCTGGGCTCTGTCAAAGACAATTTAGTCTTCCTGTCAAAAACACTTATTACTGGTACTGGGAGAATTTCCCTGGTGCTCTAGGCCACAAGGAGGATCCAATAATAAAGTTGAAAGTTATTGCTTGGGTTCTAGGTCCGCGTTTTGCTGCACTCATATTCCTGAGCGTTTTTTCAATTCCAAATATCAATCTTATCTCTTGACTCGTTAAAGGGGAAACGAATGTGCCGAGAAAATGTTCCCAGACAAACATAGTCCGTTCAGGTAAGAAAGCAGCAGAGATGAAAAGGAAAGAGCAAAATCTTCCAGGAATAAAGCACCTGCAGTTCATTAGAAGAGACAGGCATGAAGACTAGCCAATAGAGAAAATGCAGAAACAAAACCGGCATGGTTTTCTTTTCTTGTATCGAACTGCATTAAGTAGGAAGTAGTAAGGAAGAGCGGTTCGTATTGCCATGGGGAGTACGTGTTCCATATCTGCAGAAACGTAAAGAATACGAAAAATAAATACGATTTATATCCTCCCTAGTTATTTTTCGTAGCCTGGCAGGGGATTGTGTATAATCGTGTGACGTGGCGTGTCATTTTTTTCCTCGTCTACTTGTAGGATGTCTGGCTAGCGCGAGCAATTGATATATCCACACTATGTCGATGAAAGATGCGGTAGTTTGAAGTCGGGAAATTCAAAATTCACAACCTGCTACCATGACAGAAGAACCCGGATCACTCATCACACACACTTCCCACACCGTGCCCATTCCCTTCTCCGTTTCCTGGCAGCTTCCCTTGTTAATTCATCTGTGTGTAATTACAGAGATTACAGGAAGACACATGTGAACAGTAGAGCGGGATCATGAGGCAGTGAAGTCTGTAATCTCACCCGTATGCACAGTATGTATTTGTGCACAGGCCACACGGGCCACAGTCAAGCATGAAGCTAAGAGTACAGCTCTGAATGCCAATGGGCCTCTGCATTAAGCCTTGGAATAATTCATGAGAGGGTCTCAGGATTTTCATTATTAGATATAGATGCCCTTTTGCCTGGCCTTCTACTCTATGCTGTAGCGGGTATTGATTGTGCTGTTGAATTTTGGGGAACACAGTTTTCCTCTTGGCAGGGAGATCTGAATCTGGTGCCATGGATCTCAACTCTCCGTGTGCCCATTGACAtcgatgagagagagggaggattacattctttttttaatgtttttactTGTTTTGTTAACCTTTTACTTCgcgggctaaatcagggtcacacattcttggtagtcttaaacacatcgactttgaaacaaaagtatacacctgacacacatggttatgggtttaaacaaaataaaacacctgtaccatgtcagatatagagttgaaatgtgttCAATTTTGAGTGTGCATcctaatattacactttatataacTCACAGGAGACTGAAacataacaaaaccgtttgacatagaaaccgGATTCTCAGCGTGTTTTTGACGTAATGTTTATTAatgatgaaattatgaaaaatatgaataacattccacccatgaggccactaggtcatttgactgcaggaaagggctacaggcATCGTTACATACTCCAAAATGAATATGTGAATATGTCTCATATTTTATTGAATGATAATGGGTTGTGTGATTCTTGTAGAAGACCCTTTGGGCTTCAGTCAGCCCGAGAGAGCGCAGACTCTGTTTGAAAACTTCAAACATGCATCCTTCTTTCTTTTCTGCCTTCCGATAGGCTTGAGCAATGTGGTGGGTACCGTGGTTTCACTTGTCCAATGCTGTtagctacaggtaactgccaaaataaaggaataaCCAACCTAAAGTGTCAcatccctttcctgcagtcaatgaccaaaagcacctcctttggcctcatgggtagaatgttattaatatttttaatTATTTCGTAATTAATAAAGATTATTAATAAAAAATAGACAAAAATCCTGAAACaaacctgatttagcccactgcagtgtaAGGTtgatagggtgttgggccaccacaagccgccagaacagcttcaatgcaccttggcatagattctacaagtgtctgaaactctattggagggatgcgacaccattcttccacaggACATTCCATCATTTGGTATTTTGTTGATGATGGTgtaaaacgctgtctcaggcatcGCTCTATAAGTATTCCATTGGGTTGAGATTTGGTGACTGAGACGGctatggcatatggtttacatcattttccTTCTCATAAAACCATTTAGTGACCATTCGTgcactgtggatgggggcattgccaTCCTGGAAAAGACCACAGACTAGAGGCCTTCACAGGTTCAAAAAGTTGGACCCGTTCCGCAATGAACCTGGGGCTTTCCCATCCGGACCCAATATGCATAaatcaattttttaaatatagagATCCGTTTCAAACGTACCCGAGAACAACTAGACCAATTCCGTATAGAGCTGGTCGGGTCCAGACCCGATCCAATCCGAGTGGGGGAAGCAGcagagaagtacatttttaagcTACTTTATTATCTGGAGCTGATAAAGCGCGAGGGAgatgaagtagagagaggtaatgCTCTAGCATAGGCCAtgctgtgtgtgtaggctactgtgaGTGAGCAAGTGACACGGAACAGGGAGGTGGGCGGAAGAGATGAGAGACAGCAACCAACTAAGCCGACAAGTGCTATAGTAGACTAATAGCTGCCttagctaggttatttatcatccaaTATGATATAGGTAACCTGTCCTGACTGCATCAAACCGAGAGGAGCTTGttaagatagctagctagctgggctAATAAAGGCTGTATGCGCATTCTCATCCTACACAGTTACAAACAACAATTCCATTCAGAATATAaagtagcagcctacctgttggctcttggcCATTGTAACCTATCCTTTCAATTCCATCATTTTAATTCAAAAATttccattgattagatatctcCTAACCTTTGCTCCTAACAGAGgctctatgactgtagcctattgctgttttgatgacttatgattggccaacaacaacaacaagctacacgcGCCACTCTCATTGAAAGCAAAGAGCAGCCGTATGAATtgcacattttctctctctttctactgcaACAGTCACATTCGGATCTGTATGGATCCTTCCAGAAAAGTCTGTTAAAATCACACATTCCCGAGACATACCCGAGACAATAATATCAGATCCGACCAGACCTGTGACATTATTTCGACTTATGGATCCGGACAGGTGGATCTGTGAAGACCTTTACCACAGACCACTCCCACCAGAATAGAAATGATTCCCATAGGTTGAAGGTAATCACTCGGAATGGCTGTGTATTTGTTGGTATCTGCCTTGCCATCTAAGGGGTTGAAAGGACctaaaccatgccaggaaaatgcaccccacaccataacagaGCCGCCAGAACTCTAAtttaaagtgtttcctttattttggcagttacctgtacataatTTCAGTGCAAGGAAATAAGGAAGCATGCATTTTTTATGTTGTTTAATGGCCACAGTTGAACTCCTGTAACCTCTGACCTCACTTTACTATACCGTCTTTGACCTCTTGACTTTCCCCCCGAGCCTCTGAGGATGCACTGTAACTGCTGTGCCCTGGTGACCAGCTCTGGCCACCTTACCGGCAGCAACCGTGGGGACGAAATCGACAGCACTGAGTGCGTCATCCGCATGAACGACGCCCCGACTGGGGGTAGTTTCCAGCGGGACGTGGGCCAGCGTACCAGCCTGCGTGTCATCGCCCACTCCAGCATGCAGAGAGTACTGCGGAGCCGGCAGGAGCTGCTCAACGCCAGCCAGGACTCAGTCTTCCTCTTCTGGGGACCCAGCAGCTGTATGCGACGCGACGGCAAAGGCCTGGTCTTCAACAACCTGCGTATGGTCAACCAACTGCTGCCCAAACTGAAGGTCTACGTCATCTCCCAGCTCAAGATGCCGCAGTTCGATGAGCTCTtcaagaaggagacagggagagacaggtagggcTTTGACATTTTGACCCTTGGGTCAATGATGCCATTGGGTTTTGGCTTTGtgagtctgtccgtctgtccaatTCTGGTCAAGAATGACTTCCGAAAAATACAGTCAGTGTGTTTGAGGACTTGAGCCACTTGAAGCAGGATTTGCCAGGGAAGTCGAATACATTGTAGTCAGTGCTCTTGGGCATACACATTCTAATTCAAAAGCTGATTTTGAGCATTTTTAACAAAATAATAAGAAAGAAATCCCAACAACCACCCAACCACTCACACTATCATTAATGGGATTTCGTTCAAAGCACACTGAATATATGTTAGGAACTAAGAGGATTAGTTGTAGACGGTGGGGTATGAGAATCTCATTGAATGGGACAATGCAGCTGGAGAGGGATTTCAACAATCTGTAAGTACAGAAACTCTGTCCCAAACAAAATGCTGGATCATGTTGTGAATGGAagtggtagaagaagaagaaacaagaAGTTGTGTAATAACATTGAGACAACCTAATGCCAACTACCAATTTTACATTACcaagtgttaggttctaattctcagagtaaaaacTCTACGGACACTgtgaaagctcaaaccaagtttattcttcccagagggccagtacagctgcattagacaaagaCATGGTTTCAGCCGAGGTAGTATACATACCCCACTCtgggtggagtctcctccttATAGCTAAACATTGCATCATTGTTGccgggcaggtagcctagtggttagagcattggaccagtaaccagaaggttgctagatcaaatccccgagctgttaaggtaaaaatctgccgttctgcccctgaaaaaggcagttaacccactgttccgaagacaccattgtaaataagaatttgttcttaactgacttgcctgcttAAATCAATGTGATATGGGCCTTAAATGGTTCCTTATCAGCACTGCCACATGTGACTGTTCTCCCTGCAGTCACCCCTCGTGTCTCTTTTATAACTAATGATTAATAATATAACTAATAATTAATAATAGTTCAAGCTCAGAAATCCAAAACCCATCACACGGCATTGCAGGCAATGTTGCGACAAGCTGACACATTGACCaaatgtttctgtgtttctgcGCAGGAAAATCTCTTCGACAACAGAGTGATCGAATTAAGATAGTACATCTGTACATGACAGTTACATATGCTACGATAATACGAGATAATTGGTGTCTTCATTAACTGTTGACAGGAAGTGACAAAAGCACTACACAGCCTCCCAAGATAATGTCACTGAGGCAAAGCTAGGAGCAGAAACCGATTGCAGGTCCTACCAGACTTTCACTGTCTGGCACTCTCCCTGGtactctccctgtgcccccctGGCAGAGGCTGCCAACAGTAAACAGAATGAGCCCAGACAGAAGTGGCACCGCTGCCAGCTGGGATATCCCCCAGTGAGGGGCTGGTATGGCTGGCAGGTCCACCTCGACAAACTAGCCTTGACGGTTCAGTAGATGAAAGGGCTCCATTTTACAGGGGGCACTGctttgatggctgtttaacagcacTGAAATTGCGATTTCATGTCAAATCATGTAAATTAGGAATATGGCAGTGTGAAATCTTATGGTATTAAAAATTAAGCAATAACTTGAGGACCTTGGGCAGAATGGATATCACTGCAAGCACCACATAGGGccagtttttttctctctcacaatTTCTCTCATTTAAATCTATATGAGTCATGCAACACATTTCATTGAACATATAGTATAAATTGTGTCTTGTTTCCCCTCACCTTGTCATCCAGGAAGACCTCTAACTCATGGCTGAGCACTGGCTGGTTCACCATGGTCATTGCCCTGGAACTCTGTGATACGATCAATGTCTATGGCATGGTGGCTCCTGACTTTTGCAGGTGGGTTGGGTTCAGCACAGGGCACAGTGGTGTCGGACCCAAGAGTTTCAATGACGTATGCCACATAAGGGATTATTACCCCAATGATTACTGATAGGCAATTTATCActtttattattaatattattaatattattatttctgtTCTGGCAAATACAATATACCTGCTTGTGTTCTAAATATCTTGACTATGCATCTTAAATACATGAGAGGGGAAGGTCTAATAAAACAAAAGATAGTTAGATGGAGGACAACAGGTGCTCCAGATATCGAGCTGATATCCACAGGCAGGTCCATGGGACCAGATCAAATGTCTGTGTTGTGTGAATTATTCATGCTGGCTCAAGCTCTCCTCTGGGGCCAGAGTGTACTGAGTCTAGGACTGAAGAATTATCACAGGGAAAGAAGTAGCTTTGATAAGCACATCTCGGGGCTAAGAAATATGATATGCAGGGCAATCAGAAAGttttcagagcccttgacttgtTCCttgttttgttacgttacagccatattctaaaattaagaaaattgtttttttctctcatcagtccaaacacaataccccataatgacaaagcaaaacgttttttagacatgtttgcaaatgtatatatatatattttttaaatacaatatcacatttacataagtgttcagatcctttactcagtactttgtttgaagcacctttggcagtgattacagcctcacgtcttcttgggtatgacgctacacgcttggcacacctgtatttgtggagtttctcccattcttctctgctgatcctcaagctctgtcaggttggatggggagcgtccctacacagctattttcaggtctctccagagatgttttatcgggttcaagtctatgctctggctggaccactcaaggatattcagagacttgtccctgaaaccactcctgcgttgtcttggctgtgtgcttagggttgttgtcctgttggaaggtgaaacttcgccccaatctgaggtactgagcactctggagaaggttttcatcaaggatctctctgtactttgcgccgctcatctttccctcgatcctgactagtctcccagtctctgccactgaaaaacatccccacagaatgatgctgctaccaccatgcatcaccgtagggatggtgccaggtttcttccagatgtgacgcttgacattcaggccagagagttcaatcttggtttaatcagaccagagaatcttgtttctcatggtctgagagtctttaagggccttttggcaaactccaagtgggctgacatgtgccttttactgaggagtggcttctttctggccattctaccatgaaggcctgattggtggagtgctgcagagatagttgtccttctggaaggttctcccatctccacagaggaactctgtagccatgtaagagtgaccatcgggttcttggtcacatcccttaccaaggcccttcttccccaattgctcagtttggcagagtggccagctctaggaagagtcttggtggttccaaacttcttccatttaagaatgaaggaggccactgtttccttggggaccttcaatactgcagaaatattttggtacccttccccagatctgtgtctcgacacaatcctatctcggaactctacggacaattccttcgacctcatggtttggtttttgctttgacatgcactgtcaactgttggaccttatatagacaggtgtgtgcctttccaaatcatgtccaatcaattgaatttaccacaggtagactctacaatcaaattgtagaaacatctcaaagatgatcaatggaaacaggatgcacctgagctctatttcgagtctcatagcaaagggtctaaatacttatgtaaataagatatttcagttttttatgttttataaatttgcaacaatttctaatcgctttgtcattatgggggtattgtgtgtagattgatcggggaaataaaatattgaattgattttagaacaaggctttaatgtaacagaatgtggaaaaagtcaacgggtctgaatactttccgaatgcactgtactgcaTCTCCACCATCTCTCCGTATTTTTcaatccctctctcgctccctcccctccccattctgtatctgtctctcgcatgcatgcacacacactctctctttttctgttgatctctctcctctccattctcgctctctctcccccctcttccatTTCCCCCCTCAAACTTCTCTCCCCCTCATTTCCTCCTTTCTCCAGGGCTCCTTCCCATCTCTCGGTGCCGTATCATTACTACGAGCCTTCGGGGCCTGACGAGTGCGCAATGTATCTCTCCCATGAGCGGAACCGGCGCGGAAGCCACCATCGCTTCATCACAGAGAAGACAGTGTTCGCCAACTGGGCTCGGATGTTCGACATCCACTTCTACCAGCCAGACTGGACCCCGTCCTCTACTCTCAATGGAAACAGCTCACTCACACCAGCTTCAGATGGCTCTTGATACCAGACATAGACAGAAAGGTCCCCAGGACCTGGGGAagatgtgactgtgtgtttggactCCAACATGCTGAttttcctcatcctccccttgGCTCCCTTATGGGAGTGTCCCTTATGGGAGTGTGTGGGAGGAGTGGAAAAGTACAAGGGTCATTCCACCAATTCAGTGCCCTTTGAGAAGTGTAATTtggtaaaaaaatacatatatgttGGATTTAACATAATTTTAACATTCTGACatgaagagcacatgttcaacttaatctcagcaggttaaattaaaaaatgacTATAGTAAGTGCTAACTAAGTGGCAAATAAATTAACAGGGTTGACTGttttcttaaatcagccataaatccccttgtgacagggggaatggaagctcaCTGTGTGTAACAGAGGGTGGCAATTGAATGTAAGCTTCACAAAAATATTAtaaaaattgttttaaaaaaagaaaataaatgcctgtctatctatgggtaacagggttgacatgttATGTTCGACCCGCTCAGATTTCCACCACAAAACCCCAGAACGTGGCAAAAAAAGAGtggaaccagctcacctgcttttacactaggATCTGACTATTAAATGAGAGTTCTGTTCACGTAACGTGTTGACCTTCAAATGATGGACAGATGTAAAtaaatcactaatcacatgaaataaataatcatcttcagaaatgacttagttattttgttgctttgacaaaggctttacaatgatggtgataCTTTGAGAAATGTTGGGATTAAGTGGGTTAACATCTCCTTAGAAGTGACACAGGGCTGATGGAGGGAAATGTCAAAATGCagaattttggcactttagcaagtgtcataaaaaatctgatttattgaattATCCATATGgtctatattaaatatattttagattaatataacaggctttaaaaaaatattggttCACAATTcttacttaaaatatcaaagggactcAAAAGGCACTCTTTTCGTGGAATGACCCGCAAGCTGcagttgttagagaagcagaagTGGGTAGCTGCTCCTCAAAATAGTTGGCACAAACTTAGCTCCAACTTGAGAAAACTTGAGGTGTTTGCTCAACTTGTGTTCATTCTACTATAAAATATTATTTGGGCAGCTTAACTAAAAAAGGCTGTGCAACtggttacacacacaaacagtgcttTTAACACACATGATTAAATTGTGCTTTTTAATTTATACATTAAttgttattcaacatgtcctcacctgggattttaactcacaacctcttggttcgtGGAATTCAGATCTTCATACTacgccaccatgtctgtgtcaattaCCATTTAATCAGACTTTTCTCTCATTATTGATTTGATTGACCTATTTCAGCAATTAGACTAATTTATAACTCTGG is drawn from Oncorhynchus tshawytscha isolate Ot180627B linkage group LG05, Otsh_v2.0, whole genome shotgun sequence and contains these coding sequences:
- the LOC112250655 gene encoding alpha-N-acetylgalactosaminide alpha-2,6-sialyltransferase 5 isoform X1, whose protein sequence is MKAQVRRGVIVIIVITMGTSLMVVYNNSFTDTSGTAYPTDAAATGPQMDKPRKAQPKPGRALSSTLQGYTGVIDQKPLRMHCNCCALVTSSGHLTGSNRGDEIDSTECVIRMNDAPTGGSFQRDVGQRTSLRVIAHSSMQRVLRSRQELLNASQDSVFLFWGPSSCMRRDGKGLVFNNLRMVNQLLPKLKVYVISQLKMPQFDELFKKETGRDRKTSNSWLSTGWFTMVIALELCDTINVYGMVAPDFCRAPSHLSVPYHYYEPSGPDECAMYLSHERNRRGSHHRFITEKTVFANWARMFDIHFYQPDWTPSSTLNGNSSLTPASDGS
- the LOC112250655 gene encoding alpha-N-acetylgalactosaminide alpha-2,6-sialyltransferase 5 isoform X2; the protein is MKAQRRGVIVIIVITMGTSLMVVYNNSFTDTSGTAYPTDAAATGPQMDKPRKAQPKPGRALSSTLQGYTGVIDQKPLRMHCNCCALVTSSGHLTGSNRGDEIDSTECVIRMNDAPTGGSFQRDVGQRTSLRVIAHSSMQRVLRSRQELLNASQDSVFLFWGPSSCMRRDGKGLVFNNLRMVNQLLPKLKVYVISQLKMPQFDELFKKETGRDRKTSNSWLSTGWFTMVIALELCDTINVYGMVAPDFCRAPSHLSVPYHYYEPSGPDECAMYLSHERNRRGSHHRFITEKTVFANWARMFDIHFYQPDWTPSSTLNGNSSLTPASDGS